The following proteins are co-located in the Microbacterium immunditiarum genome:
- a CDS encoding chloride channel protein encodes MFRFVHRAFHALRHPVIFTTLGGLILGILGAIGTPMTMFKGLDQAAELLAKPGDYSASQLTLFVVVKLLALVVAAGAGFRGGRIFPIVFVSVAFGLLVNELFPSVPISLAVASAAMGMILAATRDDWIAMFVAIALVGDLEVLPILCLTILPTWLAVTRAPELLIRQRAGDRRPEWA; translated from the coding sequence TTGTTCCGCTTCGTGCATCGCGCGTTCCACGCGCTGCGGCATCCGGTGATCTTCACGACGCTCGGCGGTCTCATCCTCGGCATCCTCGGAGCGATCGGCACGCCGATGACGATGTTCAAGGGACTCGACCAGGCAGCGGAGCTGCTGGCGAAACCGGGCGATTACTCGGCGTCGCAGCTCACGCTCTTCGTCGTCGTCAAGCTGCTCGCGCTGGTCGTCGCGGCCGGCGCGGGCTTCCGCGGCGGGCGCATCTTCCCGATCGTCTTCGTGTCGGTCGCGTTCGGGCTGCTCGTCAACGAGCTCTTCCCGAGCGTCCCGATCTCGCTCGCCGTGGCCAGCGCGGCGATGGGCATGATCCTCGCCGCGACGCGCGACGACTGGATCGCGATGTTCGTCGCCATCGCGCTCGTGGGCGACCTCGAGGTGCTGCCGATCCTGTGCCTCACGATCCTGCCGACGTGGCTCGCCGTCACGCGGGCGCCCGAACTGCTCATCAGGCAACGGGCGGGGGATCGTCGGCCCGAGTGGGCGTGA
- a CDS encoding fucose isomerase: MSTYTLPAARERRTVPPRTAYLIASGDLRESANTAGWPTQVELEAGVTRALEQLGWSVIRANEVDPETGHGFISSQRMGLEVFKTIPADAPLIVAEAVWQYSHHVLAGLRTHEGPILTVANFAGEWPGLVGLLGLNAGLTKMGKQYATIWSVDFTDEWFTQGIREWTETGCITHDASHVRPLPALPETPEVELGRALGDQLLADKAIIGVFDEGCMGMYNAIFDDELLNRTGIYKERLSQSALYAEMLNVTDAQADAAYDWLVERGMTFQYGEDAATELTRDQVQWQLKMYIAALRIADDFGLDAVGIQYQQGLKDLVPASDLAEGILNSTERPPVLSRDGSRELFAGRAFPHFNEADEGVAVDALVTDRVWTAMGLVPDNTLHDVRWGEEYDGEFVWVYEISGSVPASHLGGWDKAEGWRQGHVFFPAGGATINGVSKPGEVVLSRVFIADGRLQADIFRGTVVELPEEETQRRKDATNPEWPIAHVVLHDVSRDQFMARHKANHAQLVYAPDAETADKALIAKAAMFDRMGIKVNLVGRIDGL; encoded by the coding sequence ATGAGTACCTACACCCTTCCCGCTGCACGCGAGCGCCGCACGGTGCCCCCGAGGACGGCGTACCTGATCGCGTCGGGCGACCTGCGCGAATCGGCGAACACGGCGGGCTGGCCCACCCAGGTGGAGCTCGAGGCCGGTGTGACGCGCGCGCTCGAACAGCTCGGGTGGTCGGTGATCCGGGCGAACGAGGTCGACCCCGAGACAGGGCACGGGTTCATCTCGAGCCAGCGCATGGGGCTCGAGGTGTTCAAGACGATCCCGGCGGATGCTCCGCTCATCGTCGCCGAGGCGGTGTGGCAGTACTCCCACCACGTGCTCGCCGGGCTGCGCACGCACGAGGGCCCGATCCTCACGGTCGCGAACTTCGCGGGCGAGTGGCCGGGTCTTGTCGGGCTGCTCGGCCTCAACGCCGGACTCACGAAGATGGGCAAGCAGTACGCGACGATCTGGTCGGTCGACTTCACCGACGAGTGGTTCACGCAGGGCATCCGCGAGTGGACGGAGACCGGATGCATCACGCACGACGCGTCGCACGTGCGCCCGCTGCCGGCGCTGCCCGAGACACCCGAGGTCGAGCTCGGACGCGCGCTCGGCGACCAGCTGCTCGCCGACAAGGCCATCATCGGCGTGTTCGACGAGGGCTGCATGGGCATGTACAACGCGATTTTCGACGACGAGCTGCTCAACCGCACGGGGATCTACAAGGAGCGCCTGTCGCAGTCGGCGCTGTACGCCGAGATGCTGAACGTGACGGATGCCCAGGCCGACGCCGCGTACGACTGGCTCGTCGAACGGGGCATGACGTTCCAGTACGGCGAGGACGCAGCCACCGAGCTCACGCGCGACCAGGTGCAGTGGCAGCTCAAGATGTACATCGCCGCCCTGCGCATCGCGGACGACTTCGGGCTCGACGCTGTCGGCATCCAGTACCAGCAGGGCCTCAAGGACCTCGTGCCGGCATCGGATCTCGCCGAGGGCATCCTCAACTCGACCGAGCGTCCGCCCGTGCTCTCGCGCGACGGCTCGCGCGAGCTGTTCGCCGGCCGGGCGTTCCCGCACTTCAACGAGGCCGACGAGGGCGTCGCGGTCGACGCGCTCGTGACCGACCGGGTGTGGACGGCGATGGGTCTCGTGCCCGACAACACGCTGCACGACGTGCGTTGGGGCGAGGAATACGACGGCGAGTTCGTGTGGGTGTACGAGATCTCGGGTTCGGTGCCCGCATCGCACCTGGGGGGCTGGGACAAGGCAGAGGGCTGGCGTCAGGGCCACGTGTTCTTCCCCGCGGGCGGCGCGACGATCAACGGCGTCTCGAAGCCGGGCGAGGTCGTGCTGTCGCGCGTGTTCATCGCCGATGGCAGGTTGCAGGCGGACATCTTCCGCGGCACGGTGGTCGAGCTTCCCGAGGAGGAGACGCAGCGCCGCAAGGACGCGACGAACCCCGAGTGGCCGATCGCCCACGTCGTGCTGCACGACGTCTCGCGCGACCAATTCATGGCCCGCCACAAGGCGAATCACGCGCAGCTCGTCTACGCGCCCGACGCCGAGACCGCCGACAAGGCGCTCATCGCGAAGGCGGCGATGTTCGACCGCATGGGCATCAAAGTGAACCTCGTGGGACGGATCGATGGCCTCTGA
- a CDS encoding GH116 family glycosyl-hydrolase, giving the protein MTGDTRRTRGIPHTAQRAAFPLGGIGTGNVSLGARGELRDWELENQPDKGRINPYSFFAIHAARQGGDAVTRVLEARITGRRDIDAGFLFEWQAGLPRLRGATMHGEYPVVDIDFDDDVLPVDVSLRAFTPLVPLDADASGIPAAVLRYRVTNPGAQPVAVTVAGSVSHTAGRGEGPYGMRAQQTVRWRDEGGVRGLDFGIRLPEDDLGYGTLSLTTADASTTAKSQWVTGFWPDGARLFWNDLSHDGLLEPEPRLTLEDRPRGLFADSATVGAMTEEELFEKLPRLRTGSLGIVHELAPGESRDFEFVLAWSFPNRPRSWRGHIVADERPDPGIVRNRYATLWPDAWSAATHLHRELPALETATLAFVEALYGGTLDPVVADAVGANIAAVRSTTAFVVETPTPELGDGPVFAAWEGSFDHVGSCEGTCTHVWSYAQTVAWLFPSLERSARRVELLLETDDDGAQKFRSNRVFGGEPWFMGPAVDGQLGTLLRLHREWRFSGDDDFLREAWPAAARSLEYAIREWDRDGDGLLDSELHNTYDIEFHGVEPLANGMFAAALRAGARMAAHLGETGRAADWLDRAEHVAAGMDELLWNGEYYRQVIDDVDAHRYQYGEGVLSDQLLGQFHAWVNGLGDLLPRERLRSALAAIVEHNHREDLSAHESTQRVYALNDEGGLLLASWPRGGRPAIPFVYSDEVWTGIEHQVAASLVYAGLTDAALTIERTLRDRYDGEYRSPWNEIECGNHYARSLASWALLLAFSGAQWDAPTRSLAFDPVGDRPFRSLFTTGDAWGRVEIDGDELTLRVDGGTLALDRLVLRGVAASGPLVLPAGEGATFRASARVTDHSPQETT; this is encoded by the coding sequence GTGACCGGCGACACCCGTCGCACCCGCGGCATCCCGCACACCGCACAGCGGGCGGCCTTCCCGCTCGGCGGCATCGGCACGGGCAACGTGTCGCTCGGCGCGCGTGGAGAGCTGCGCGACTGGGAGCTGGAGAACCAGCCCGACAAGGGCCGCATCAACCCGTACTCGTTCTTCGCGATCCACGCCGCGCGCCAGGGCGGCGACGCCGTGACACGAGTGCTCGAAGCGCGCATCACGGGCCGACGCGACATCGACGCCGGCTTCCTGTTCGAGTGGCAGGCGGGGCTTCCGCGCCTGCGCGGCGCGACCATGCACGGCGAGTACCCCGTGGTCGACATCGATTTCGACGACGATGTGCTGCCGGTCGACGTGTCGCTGCGGGCGTTCACCCCGCTCGTGCCGCTCGACGCCGACGCGTCCGGCATCCCCGCGGCGGTGCTGCGCTACCGCGTGACCAATCCGGGTGCGCAGCCGGTCGCGGTGACGGTGGCCGGCAGCGTGAGCCATACCGCGGGCCGCGGCGAAGGCCCGTACGGCATGCGCGCGCAGCAGACCGTGCGGTGGCGCGACGAGGGGGGCGTGCGGGGGCTCGACTTCGGCATCCGGCTTCCCGAGGACGATCTCGGCTACGGCACGCTGAGCCTGACGACGGCGGATGCCTCGACCACCGCGAAATCGCAGTGGGTGACCGGCTTCTGGCCCGACGGCGCCCGCCTCTTCTGGAACGACCTGTCACATGACGGGCTGCTCGAGCCCGAGCCGCGCCTGACGCTCGAAGACCGCCCGCGCGGGCTGTTCGCGGATTCCGCCACCGTGGGCGCCATGACCGAGGAGGAGCTCTTCGAGAAGCTCCCGCGCCTGCGCACGGGCTCGCTCGGCATCGTGCACGAGCTCGCGCCCGGAGAGAGCCGCGACTTCGAGTTCGTGCTCGCGTGGAGCTTCCCGAACCGGCCGCGCTCGTGGCGCGGGCACATCGTCGCGGACGAGCGGCCTGACCCGGGGATCGTGCGCAACCGCTACGCCACCCTGTGGCCCGACGCGTGGTCGGCCGCGACGCACCTGCACCGCGAGCTCCCCGCGCTCGAGACCGCGACGCTCGCTTTCGTCGAGGCGCTCTACGGCGGCACGCTCGATCCGGTCGTCGCCGACGCCGTCGGCGCGAACATCGCGGCCGTGCGCTCGACGACCGCGTTCGTCGTCGAGACCCCCACCCCCGAGCTCGGCGACGGACCGGTGTTCGCCGCGTGGGAGGGCTCATTCGACCACGTCGGCTCGTGCGAGGGCACCTGCACGCACGTGTGGTCGTACGCGCAGACCGTCGCGTGGCTGTTCCCGTCGCTCGAGCGCAGCGCGCGGCGCGTCGAGCTGCTGCTCGAGACGGATGACGACGGCGCGCAGAAGTTCCGCAGCAACCGCGTCTTCGGCGGCGAGCCCTGGTTCATGGGCCCGGCCGTCGACGGGCAGCTCGGCACGCTCTTGCGCCTGCACCGCGAGTGGCGGTTCTCGGGCGACGACGACTTCCTGCGCGAGGCGTGGCCCGCGGCGGCTCGATCGCTCGAGTACGCGATCCGCGAGTGGGACCGCGACGGCGACGGGCTGCTCGACAGCGAGCTGCACAACACGTACGACATCGAGTTCCACGGGGTCGAGCCGCTCGCGAACGGCATGTTCGCCGCGGCGCTGCGCGCAGGAGCCCGCATGGCGGCGCACCTCGGCGAGACCGGGCGCGCGGCGGACTGGCTCGATCGCGCGGAGCACGTCGCGGCCGGCATGGACGAGCTGCTGTGGAACGGCGAGTACTACCGCCAGGTCATCGACGACGTCGATGCCCACCGGTATCAGTACGGCGAGGGTGTGCTGTCGGATCAGCTGCTCGGGCAGTTCCACGCATGGGTGAACGGCCTCGGCGACCTGCTGCCGCGCGAGCGCCTCCGCAGCGCGCTCGCCGCCATCGTGGAGCACAACCACCGCGAAGACCTCTCCGCGCACGAGAGCACGCAGCGCGTGTACGCGCTCAACGACGAGGGCGGCCTCCTGCTCGCATCGTGGCCGCGCGGCGGACGCCCGGCGATCCCGTTCGTCTACTCCGACGAGGTGTGGACCGGCATCGAGCACCAGGTAGCGGCATCCCTCGTCTACGCCGGACTCACCGACGCCGCCCTCACGATCGAGCGAACGCTGCGCGACCGCTACGACGGCGAGTACCGCAGCCCGTGGAACGAGATCGAGTGCGGCAACCACTACGCCCGCTCGCTCGCGTCGTGGGCGCTGCTCCTCGCGTTCAGCGGCGCGCAGTGGGACGCCCCGACCCGCTCGCTCGCGTTCGACCCCGTGGGTGACCGGCCCTTCCGATCGCTCTTCACGACGGGCGACGCGTGGGGGCGCGTGGAGATCGACGGCGACGAGCTCACGCTCCGCGTCGACGGCGGCACGCTCGCACTCGATCGTCTCGTGCTGCGCGGTGTCGCGGCATCCGGCCCCCTCGTCCTTCCCGCGGGAGAGGGCGCGACCTTCCGCGCATCCGCCCGCGTCACCGATCACTCACCACAGGAGACCACATGA
- a CDS encoding FGGY-family carbohydrate kinase → MTIRCTLGVDIGTSSSKGVLVDASGGIVAAATVAHDVQRPRSGWVEMDARIWWDEFVALSRELLESARAEGHEPDVVAVGVSGMGPCVVLADDEDEPVRPAILYGVDTRSGDQIARMTDELGVDEITRIGGSTLTSQAAGPKIAWVADEEPEAYARARRLFMPASWLARRLTGAYVLDHQSASQTSPLYDVEAAAWHDPWWQRFAPGIEAPALAWAGDVVGEVTDAAASVTGIPAGTPVIAGTIDAWTEAVSVGAHEPGDLMLMYGTTMFLIATSTETLRTPSMWTTVGAFPGTRNLAGGLATSGALTSWIKDLTGADYPVLLAEAEESGPGARGLVMLPYFAGERTPILDPDARGVMAGLTLEHTRGDLYRAALEATALGVRHNVETMRAAGADIRRIVAVGGGTQGSLWLQIVSDATGLAQEVPRTTIGASYGAAFLAASAVAAPGDAPRIADWNPVAVTVRPDPRLTPVYDELYDRYLRLYSSTKDVVHELAAAQRVREAEVVTA, encoded by the coding sequence ATGACCATCCGCTGCACGCTCGGTGTCGACATCGGCACGTCCAGCAGCAAGGGCGTGCTCGTCGACGCGTCGGGCGGCATCGTGGCCGCCGCGACGGTGGCCCACGACGTGCAGCGTCCGCGCTCGGGCTGGGTCGAGATGGACGCCCGCATCTGGTGGGACGAGTTCGTCGCCCTCAGCCGCGAGCTCCTCGAGTCCGCCCGAGCCGAGGGGCACGAGCCCGACGTCGTCGCGGTGGGCGTCAGCGGCATGGGTCCGTGCGTCGTGCTGGCCGACGACGAGGACGAGCCCGTGCGGCCGGCCATCCTTTACGGCGTCGACACGCGCTCGGGCGACCAGATCGCGCGCATGACCGACGAGCTCGGCGTCGACGAGATCACGCGCATCGGCGGCTCGACCCTCACGAGCCAGGCGGCCGGCCCCAAGATCGCGTGGGTCGCAGACGAAGAGCCCGAGGCCTACGCGCGGGCGCGCCGCCTCTTCATGCCTGCATCGTGGCTCGCCCGCAGGCTCACCGGGGCCTACGTGCTCGACCACCAGTCCGCGAGTCAGACGTCGCCGCTGTACGACGTCGAGGCGGCAGCGTGGCACGACCCGTGGTGGCAGCGCTTCGCCCCCGGCATCGAGGCTCCCGCGCTCGCGTGGGCTGGTGACGTCGTCGGCGAAGTGACGGATGCCGCGGCATCCGTCACTGGGATCCCCGCCGGCACACCCGTGATCGCCGGCACGATCGACGCCTGGACCGAGGCCGTCAGCGTCGGCGCCCACGAGCCGGGCGACCTCATGCTCATGTACGGCACCACGATGTTCCTCATCGCGACCAGCACCGAGACCCTCCGCACACCGTCGATGTGGACGACGGTGGGCGCGTTCCCCGGGACCCGGAACCTCGCGGGAGGACTCGCCACGTCGGGCGCACTGACGTCCTGGATCAAGGACCTGACCGGCGCCGACTACCCCGTGCTGCTCGCCGAGGCGGAGGAGTCCGGACCCGGCGCCCGAGGCCTCGTGATGCTCCCGTACTTCGCGGGCGAGCGCACGCCGATCCTCGACCCCGACGCGCGCGGCGTGATGGCGGGGCTCACGCTCGAGCACACGCGCGGCGACCTCTACCGCGCCGCGCTCGAGGCCACCGCGCTCGGCGTGCGGCACAACGTCGAGACGATGCGTGCAGCGGGCGCCGACATCCGCCGCATCGTCGCGGTCGGCGGCGGCACGCAGGGGTCGCTGTGGCTGCAGATCGTGTCGGATGCGACGGGGCTCGCGCAGGAGGTGCCGCGCACCACGATCGGCGCCAGCTACGGCGCGGCCTTCCTCGCGGCATCCGCGGTCGCCGCACCCGGCGATGCACCCCGCATCGCGGACTGGAACCCGGTCGCGGTCACCGTGCGGCCCGACCCCCGGCTCACGCCCGTCTACGACGAGCTCTACGACCGCTACCTGCGGCTGTACTCGTCGACGAAGGACGTCGTGCACGAGCTCGCCGCGGCGCAGCGCGTCCGCGAGGCGGAGGTGGTGACCGCGTGA
- a CDS encoding LacI family DNA-binding transcriptional regulator yields MATIYEVAKLAGVSPATVSRVFNGMGVSDEKTLAVREAARQLKFTPNRTARTLRRRAAEVIALVIPDIENPYFTEMARGVEDVASQAGYSVVLCNTDSDLAKEATYLDIAISEHMAGVILAAASDHTNLDGLLAAGRPIVAVDRGTGYDIDGVIMANRTAGQAATENLVQAGYRRVACITGPQHIETAYERAQGWRAVLSRHFPDEEFDDLLRYSTFRVDGGREVMEELLALPEPPDAVVAGNNLLGVGAIQVLTEHGLTPPKLGVAVVGSLPFTTLSPSVVTVVRLPARHMGVTAAKMLLERINGDDQPARTVVLRSEVQAARVPSRG; encoded by the coding sequence ATGGCGACGATCTACGAGGTCGCGAAGCTCGCCGGCGTGTCGCCGGCGACCGTGTCGCGCGTGTTCAACGGCATGGGCGTCTCCGACGAGAAGACGCTCGCCGTGCGCGAGGCCGCGCGCCAGCTTAAGTTCACACCCAACCGCACGGCGCGCACGCTCCGCCGCCGCGCGGCAGAGGTCATCGCGCTCGTCATCCCCGACATCGAGAACCCGTACTTCACCGAGATGGCCCGCGGCGTCGAAGACGTCGCATCCCAGGCGGGGTACTCGGTCGTGCTGTGCAACACCGACTCCGATCTCGCGAAAGAGGCCACGTACCTCGACATCGCGATCTCGGAGCACATGGCCGGGGTCATCCTGGCCGCGGCATCCGACCACACGAACCTCGACGGCCTGCTCGCCGCCGGACGCCCGATCGTCGCGGTCGACCGCGGCACCGGGTACGACATCGACGGCGTGATCATGGCCAATCGCACGGCCGGCCAGGCCGCCACCGAGAATCTCGTGCAGGCGGGCTACCGGCGCGTCGCGTGCATCACCGGACCGCAGCACATCGAGACCGCGTATGAGCGGGCCCAGGGCTGGCGGGCCGTGCTGTCGCGGCACTTTCCCGACGAGGAGTTCGACGACCTGCTGCGCTATTCGACCTTCCGCGTCGACGGCGGGCGCGAGGTCATGGAGGAGCTGCTCGCGCTGCCCGAGCCGCCCGACGCCGTCGTGGCGGGCAACAACCTGCTCGGCGTCGGCGCGATCCAGGTGCTCACCGAGCATGGGCTGACACCACCGAAGCTCGGCGTCGCGGTGGTCGGCTCGCTGCCGTTCACGACCCTGTCGCCGAGCGTGGTGACCGTCGTGCGGCTGCCCGCGCGGCACATGGGCGTGACGGCGGCGAAGATGCTGCTCGAGCGCATCAACGGCGACGACCAGCCTGCGCGCACGGTCGTCCTGCGCAGCGAGGTCCAGGCCGCGCGCGTCCCGTCTCGCGGCTGA
- a CDS encoding glycoside hydrolase family 172 protein → MTAPQLPSPDLSSIAGLRRLQTRSISPENFDGSVGGGGRATEGTGASCARDLGPGWKISPSVDIKAGETFDLANIEGGGKITHIWITTHKDNWRTLLLRAYWDGADEPAVEVPYGDFFCNGWGVFAQVNSQAIAANPNGGFNSYWPMPFRTGARLTLENTSVVDVRVYYQITYEIGGDYSNDGYFHAQWRRSNPLDELVPHTILEGIEGQGQYVGTYIAWGVNSNGWWGEGEIKFYMDDDTDYPTICGTGTEDYFGGAWNFDIPGQGYTEFSTPYLGMPQVIRPDGLYVSQQRFGMYRWHLLDPIFFTKGLPKVDIQALGWRSGWRYLPLRDDIASTALFYLDRPSAHRPETPSADHLEIHLGTAPVPDVGATPPRHPQD, encoded by the coding sequence ATGACCGCTCCCCAGCTGCCCTCCCCCGACCTGTCGTCGATCGCCGGACTCCGCCGGCTGCAGACCCGGTCCATCTCACCCGAGAACTTCGACGGCTCGGTGGGGGGCGGCGGCCGCGCCACCGAGGGCACCGGCGCCTCGTGTGCACGCGACCTCGGCCCGGGCTGGAAGATCTCGCCGAGCGTCGACATCAAGGCCGGTGAGACCTTCGACCTCGCGAACATCGAGGGCGGCGGCAAGATCACGCACATCTGGATCACGACGCACAAGGACAACTGGCGCACCCTCCTGCTGCGCGCGTACTGGGACGGCGCGGACGAGCCCGCCGTCGAGGTCCCGTACGGCGACTTCTTCTGCAACGGCTGGGGCGTGTTCGCCCAGGTGAACTCCCAGGCGATCGCCGCGAACCCCAACGGCGGCTTCAACTCGTACTGGCCGATGCCCTTCCGCACGGGTGCGCGCCTCACGCTCGAGAACACGTCCGTCGTCGACGTGCGCGTCTACTACCAGATCACGTACGAGATCGGCGGCGACTACTCCAACGACGGCTACTTCCACGCGCAGTGGCGCCGCTCGAACCCGCTCGACGAGCTCGTTCCGCACACGATCCTCGAGGGCATCGAAGGCCAGGGCCAGTACGTCGGCACCTACATCGCGTGGGGCGTGAACTCGAACGGCTGGTGGGGCGAGGGCGAGATCAAGTTCTACATGGACGACGACACCGACTACCCCACCATCTGCGGCACCGGCACCGAGGACTACTTCGGCGGAGCCTGGAACTTCGACATCCCCGGCCAGGGTTACACGGAGTTCTCGACTCCCTATCTCGGCATGCCCCAGGTGATCCGCCCCGACGGCCTCTACGTCAGCCAGCAGCGGTTCGGCATGTACCGCTGGCACCTGCTCGACCCGATCTTCTTCACGAAGGGGCTCCCCAAGGTCGACATCCAAGCGCTCGGCTGGCGGAGCGGATGGCGGTACCTCCCGCTCCGCGACGACATCGCGTCGACGGCGTTGTTCTACCTCGACCGGCCGAGCGCGCACCGCCCGGAGACCCCGAGCGCCGATCACCTCGAGATCCACCTGGGCACCGCGCCCGTGCCCGACGTCGGCGCGACGCCTCCGCGGCACCCGCAGGACTGA
- a CDS encoding DUF4185 domain-containing protein, with protein MARLAGAVTCVGLVAGCAAQPQEGGVPQGAALRGEIANEVTAIGVSDGDLWPSCWSDDDALYAANGDGAGFGSTMSDIVVNRITGSPASDDIEGIGLAVGDDLGQVWTGPEFTRKPTGMLCVDGAIYLAVQDLRRDFNTAPAATIARSDDHGETWSWDTATPMFDDGVFTTIWFSDYGKDGEHAPDPAYAYAYGLDGNWRDSFDDSAPDPTELFLARVPVDAVQDAAAWEFYVGRPGDDEPTWTGDITAKRPVLVDERRRHPSGDDGAGDSAGTTVGAHDLSVLSQGGVTYLPKLDRYVYTSWTEYTFEFFEAPQPWGPWAPFLSRDFGPYPWDSDAFGGYGTTIPSKFLSDDNRTAWVQSNVCPCAPAGMSSYWFGLRELRLDPSP; from the coding sequence ATGGCACGTCTGGCGGGAGCAGTGACGTGCGTCGGACTCGTGGCCGGATGCGCGGCGCAGCCGCAGGAGGGCGGAGTGCCGCAGGGCGCGGCGCTGCGGGGCGAGATCGCGAACGAGGTCACGGCGATCGGCGTCTCCGACGGCGACCTGTGGCCGAGCTGCTGGTCGGACGACGACGCCCTCTACGCCGCGAACGGCGACGGCGCCGGTTTCGGGTCGACGATGAGCGACATCGTCGTGAACCGGATCACCGGCTCACCGGCATCCGACGACATCGAGGGGATCGGACTCGCGGTGGGCGATGACCTCGGCCAGGTCTGGACCGGCCCGGAGTTCACGCGAAAGCCCACCGGGATGCTGTGCGTGGACGGTGCGATCTACCTCGCCGTGCAGGATCTGCGCCGGGACTTCAACACGGCCCCCGCGGCGACGATCGCCCGCAGCGACGACCACGGCGAGACATGGTCGTGGGATACCGCGACCCCGATGTTCGACGATGGGGTCTTCACGACGATCTGGTTCTCCGACTACGGCAAGGACGGCGAGCACGCCCCCGACCCCGCCTACGCGTACGCGTACGGGCTCGACGGCAACTGGCGCGATTCGTTCGACGACTCGGCGCCCGACCCCACGGAGCTGTTCCTCGCCCGCGTCCCCGTCGACGCCGTACAGGATGCCGCGGCGTGGGAGTTCTACGTGGGGCGGCCGGGCGACGACGAGCCCACGTGGACCGGCGACATCACCGCGAAGAGGCCGGTCCTCGTCGACGAGCGCCGTCGGCACCCTTCGGGCGACGACGGTGCAGGAGACTCTGCGGGCACGACTGTCGGCGCGCACGACCTCAGCGTCCTCTCGCAGGGCGGCGTAACCTACCTCCCGAAGCTCGACCGTTACGTGTACACGTCCTGGACGGAGTACACGTTCGAGTTCTTCGAGGCGCCCCAGCCGTGGGGGCCGTGGGCGCCGTTCCTGTCGCGCGATTTCGGCCCGTACCCGTGGGACTCGGACGCGTTCGGCGGCTACGGCACCACGATTCCGTCGAAGTTCCTCTCTGACGACAACCGCACCGCGTGGGTCCAGTCGAACGTGTGCCCGTGCGCCCCGGCGGGCATGTCGTCGTACTGGTTCGGCCTGCGCGAGCTCCGTCTGGACCCGAGCCCCTAG